AGATCCGTTTGAATTCTACATGAACACCCTGGACAGCGACTATTCAAATGCCCACAAGCGGAATGTTTACTACGCTGTAAAATATCTTTGTGAATACCGAGGGGTAAACTTTCCTTTTACCCCCCCAAAACAGCACCAGAAGAGAAGGGATCATGTAAACGAGAAAGACATAATCAAGCTCCTGTCCGTTGTGAATGATCCAAGGGATAAGGCCTTATTGCTGCTGCACATCTACACTGGACTTAGGCCTTCAGAACTATTAAAAATCAAAATAGCAGATATTGACTTCAAAGAGCTATTGATCGATATCAGGGAAACTAAGACCTTTCAAGATAGAATAGTTCCGTTTAACATATCATGCAAACTAGCGATCATGAATTACCTGGAATACAGGATGGATGATAACTGCCCTTACCTTTTCAAGTGCAAGAAAGAAGATCACCCCATGACGCTGCAGCGTTACCGCTACATTTTGAGAGAATACTGCGAAAAAGCTGAGCTTAAGAGAATCACGCCTTACATGATTCGCCATACTTTTGCTACTTGCTATATTGAATCTGGTGGCAATTTGAAGGCCTTGAAAGAGATACTAGGCCATCGGCAGATTAAGACAACAGAAATTTACATCCATGAAAGTGAGAATATCATAAAAAAAGACTATAGCCGGACTTCTGTACATTTGTTTGAGTAAATAGCTATATTAGATTTCCTTTACCGTCAAAACAAGCTTTTACCCGTTCTTTATCCATCTCTCCTTTTTTGTTTTTATGGTATATCTCCATGAAAATCAAACATTTAGTTTTTTCATGATACATATAAATTATTCTAAATCCGCTGCGCAGCCCTCTTTTTGGAAAATCTTGCGATTTAAATTCTCGAACTTTAAAAACTGGTAAAGTAACGTTTTTTCCAAGACCTGCAACCCTTACAGATATAGAATTATTACAAGGAGATTCTTTGATTACTAGAAGAGCCGTTCTAAAATCATTTTCTAGATGTTTATATTTTTTTGAAAGATCTCCCTTTTCTTTAATGAATTTCTTATGTGCTGTTTCTTTGATTTGTGTGTCAGCAGTCATCTTTTTCATCTTCGTCTAGAAGATCATCCCTATAGAACACAAGATTATAATCAATTAGATCTTTATTTGGAGTAGCTTTCCAAGGCGTATCTTTATGGGATAACTTCTCTATCTGCTTTGCATTTAGGTGGGCATATTCATTCAAAGTATCATCAATAAATTTTATTTCTGTTGCCGATAGACCCTTTAAATCAGGCTCTTT
This DNA window, taken from Methanofastidiosum sp., encodes the following:
- a CDS encoding tyrosine-type recombinase/integrase; the encoded protein is MEKLYIFFRGVKGLSKSTVKRYSEIVSYIEKNELDPFEFYMNTLDSDYSNAHKRNVYYAVKYLCEYRGVNFPFTPPKQHQKRRDHVNEKDIIKLLSVVNDPRDKALLLLHIYTGLRPSELLKIKIADIDFKELLIDIRETKTFQDRIVPFNISCKLAIMNYLEYRMDDNCPYLFKCKKEDHPMTLQRYRYILREYCEKAELKRITPYMIRHTFATCYIESGGNLKALKEILGHRQIKTTEIYIHESENIIKKDYSRTSVHLFE